The proteins below are encoded in one region of Halocatena salina:
- a CDS encoding TIGR03557 family F420-dependent LLM class oxidoreductase: MTRFGYFASLEEFSPTECLEQAVLAEQTGFDSVWVNDHFHPWFDHHSDGTPANGGNCWSWLPAALERTDEIEIGTGVTAILNRYHPANVAHRLATLLELASDRVFLGIGTGEALNERPLGNPWPAYGERARRTAEAIRIIRTLFEEEFVDYDGQFWSLDGANLYTGPNDAPPIHIAGGGPTTARMAGDLGDGFVTVYEDTETVTEELFPAVERGVEKSDRNESLTDVEKTVHIHCSYAQTEQQAVEPCLPWRLTLLPMVFEQNVADPRYLQAHGDLLSTEVLKDAFVITTDPEDLLAVTEEYVECGFDHIVFQSSSPDQTAFCEVVAEEVMPSFT; this comes from the coding sequence ATGACTCGCTTTGGCTATTTCGCGTCACTCGAAGAGTTCTCCCCAACGGAGTGTCTTGAACAGGCAGTTCTCGCAGAACAGACCGGGTTCGACAGCGTTTGGGTCAACGATCACTTTCATCCGTGGTTCGACCATCACTCGGATGGAACGCCTGCAAACGGTGGCAACTGCTGGTCGTGGCTGCCAGCAGCCCTCGAGCGAACCGACGAAATCGAAATCGGAACAGGGGTGACGGCGATCCTCAACCGGTACCACCCCGCGAACGTCGCTCACAGGCTCGCAACACTGCTCGAATTGGCTTCCGATCGGGTGTTTCTCGGCATCGGAACGGGAGAAGCGCTGAACGAGCGCCCGCTTGGGAATCCGTGGCCCGCCTACGGCGAGCGCGCCCGCCGGACCGCCGAAGCGATCCGGATCATCCGCACGCTGTTCGAAGAGGAGTTCGTCGATTACGACGGACAGTTCTGGTCGCTTGACGGAGCGAACCTCTACACCGGGCCGAACGATGCCCCACCGATTCACATCGCAGGAGGGGGCCCGACCACCGCTAGAATGGCCGGTGATCTGGGTGATGGGTTCGTCACCGTGTATGAAGACACGGAAACAGTCACCGAAGAGCTGTTTCCCGCCGTCGAACGCGGTGTCGAGAAATCCGACCGAAACGAGTCGCTCACCGACGTCGAAAAGACGGTTCATATCCACTGTTCGTACGCCCAAACCGAACAGCAAGCCGTTGAGCCGTGTCTCCCCTGGCGGCTCACGCTGCTCCCGATGGTGTTCGAACAGAACGTTGCCGATCCACGCTACCTCCAAGCCCACGGTGATCTCCTCAGTACCGAGGTGCTGAAAGATGCGTTCGTCATCACCACAGATCCCGAGGATCTGCTCGCTGTCACCGAAGAGTACGTCGAGTGTGGCTTCGATCACATCGTCTTTCAGAGTTCGAGTCCCGACCAGACGGCGTTCTGTGAGGTCGTCGCCGAAGAAGTGATGCCGTCTTTTACCTGA
- a CDS encoding DUF368 domain-containing protein produces MAESSLREWLIVYLKGLCMGAADSVPGVSGGTIALITGIYERLIDAIAGLDPRVLEHLPRLHTEDGRAAFVHDLIEMDVPFLVALGGGMVTALAVMSGIMHAAMDQFPTPTAAFFFGLIAAAAVVLFRYVSVDSPGRIAAGLIGFGLAVYVAGFTEGSGGSGSLVILFGSGALAISAMVLPGVSGAFILYMLGLYEYMSGLPGEFISELSSFVGSGDPSALIAVGTPIAVFIGGALVGLFTIAHAVNYALEHYHEATLTFLVSLMVGSLRAPISDIAANAGDLSPALIGASVVTGIGGAFLVIALDQFTEDIEFGTDEQRPPRTETPVND; encoded by the coding sequence ATGGCGGAGAGCAGCTTACGCGAATGGCTGATCGTGTATCTCAAAGGGCTGTGTATGGGGGCCGCCGACTCGGTACCCGGCGTGTCCGGCGGCACGATCGCACTCATCACAGGGATCTACGAGCGGCTGATCGATGCCATCGCGGGATTGGATCCACGCGTCTTAGAACATCTCCCGCGACTGCACACCGAAGACGGACGCGCCGCGTTCGTTCATGACCTCATCGAGATGGACGTTCCGTTCCTGGTCGCGCTCGGAGGCGGAATGGTGACGGCGCTCGCCGTCATGTCCGGGATCATGCACGCGGCGATGGATCAGTTCCCGACACCGACCGCCGCGTTCTTCTTCGGGTTGATCGCGGCCGCCGCCGTCGTACTCTTTCGGTACGTATCGGTCGATTCCCCGGGACGGATCGCCGCGGGGCTGATAGGATTCGGGCTTGCAGTGTACGTTGCGGGCTTCACTGAGGGCAGTGGTGGCTCCGGCTCGCTGGTGATCCTCTTTGGGAGCGGCGCGCTTGCGATCAGCGCCATGGTGTTACCGGGGGTCTCGGGGGCGTTCATCCTCTACATGCTGGGACTGTACGAATACATGAGTGGGCTGCCAGGAGAATTCATTTCCGAACTCTCTTCGTTCGTGGGAAGCGGTGACCCGAGCGCGCTGATCGCGGTCGGCACCCCGATCGCGGTGTTCATCGGCGGTGCACTCGTCGGACTGTTCACGATCGCACACGCCGTCAACTACGCACTCGAACATTATCACGAGGCGACGTTGACGTTTCTGGTGAGCCTGATGGTTGGGTCGTTGCGAGCTCCGATCAGTGATATAGCGGCGAACGCTGGTGATCTCTCCCCAGCGCTCATCGGAGCGAGCGTCGTCACCGGCATCGGAGGCGCGTTCCTGGTGATCGCTCTCGATCAGTTCACTGAAGACATCGAATTCGGTACTGACGAACAGCGACCGCCACGAACCGAAACGCCAGTGAACGACTGA
- a CDS encoding oligosaccharyl transferase, archaeosortase A system-associated, with the protein MNQRTGQQTTVSQEQLLEWMMKWYHVPILLGLLAFMFWNRVRTWQRFVTDNGVFFSGNDAWYHLRQTTYTVHNWPWTMPFDPWTHFPIGTASGQFGTFYDQIVATVALIVGLGSPDQGTIELTLLFAPAVFGTLTAIPVYFIARRISGRLGGLTAVLVLSFTTGAFLQRTLVGFSDHHAAEAFFQAVAVLGLMVALKVAKEEKPVYELLIARETDALYRPLKAALIAGVAIALYIWVWPPGIMIAAVFSVFFIVQLSLDYLRGQSPEHTAFVSISAFVVAGLLVASRISTLSFTATDFSLLQPALLVIVALGLAVMAAIARGFDAKGIDRRLYPIVILGGVVLTVGTVALVFPDLYSYMVSQSLRFIGLSTTAAQRTVTEAQPLSMDSNARNYWASIMNAAYGLAFYLAIVGVFVALVRIVTDDDTHPEKLLLIVWGVFMTLAVFTQVRFNYYFVLPVAVFTGYLVGTIARFLGLDAVSTVSDIEIHQLLTVLTIVFLITSPFIAVGNSNAPGQASSQGIGVSTIQAGQNNAPDGIAWQSSLSWLSNDTPEEGRYGNPNGTAMEYYGTYDQTDNYQYPNGAYGVMAWWDYGHWITARGERIPNANPFQQGAKTAANFLLATNESNATDLIDGAESTRYVMVDWQIVSVRSKYAAPTQFETNHSITANDLAVPLYQENSQTGMYRAITRIPTQRHFESLRTRMYLFNGSAVEPKPVVFDWDEQPVQTESGPVTIRTLPSDGSNPFKQFDNMSAAREYVEQDNSSRLGGMNTPSEPIPALKHYRMVHVSTETGPQSVNGQPWVKTFERVPGATVNGTGPANTTVTANVTMRMSSTGETFTYEQHAETNEQGQFTMTLPYSTTGYEKWGPESGHTNVSVRATGPYTFSTNATNESTTANVTEAQVIKNDSDPVTVTIEGGNQSTNETANTSQAVDSTEMRTVDDVGATGAKSNTQRKTEHEPKAKVA; encoded by the coding sequence ATGAATCAGCGAACCGGGCAACAGACAACGGTGAGCCAGGAGCAGCTGTTGGAGTGGATGATGAAGTGGTATCACGTGCCGATACTCCTCGGGTTGCTCGCGTTCATGTTCTGGAATCGGGTGCGGACGTGGCAACGGTTCGTAACCGACAACGGCGTGTTTTTCTCGGGCAACGACGCGTGGTATCACCTTCGACAGACAACCTACACCGTCCACAACTGGCCCTGGACGATGCCGTTCGATCCATGGACGCATTTCCCGATCGGGACTGCGTCAGGGCAGTTCGGAACGTTTTACGATCAGATCGTTGCGACCGTCGCGCTCATCGTCGGGCTGGGTAGCCCGGATCAGGGAACGATCGAGCTCACGCTTCTGTTTGCGCCCGCTGTATTCGGAACGCTCACGGCGATCCCGGTGTACTTCATCGCGCGCCGGATCAGCGGACGGCTCGGTGGACTGACGGCGGTGCTCGTGCTTTCGTTCACGACCGGGGCGTTCCTCCAGCGGACACTGGTCGGGTTTTCGGACCATCACGCTGCGGAGGCGTTCTTTCAAGCCGTCGCCGTTCTCGGACTGATGGTTGCTCTCAAGGTGGCCAAAGAAGAGAAACCCGTGTACGAGCTGCTCATAGCGCGTGAAACCGATGCGCTCTATCGGCCGCTCAAAGCCGCGTTGATCGCGGGTGTTGCGATCGCGCTGTACATCTGGGTGTGGCCACCGGGAATCATGATCGCCGCGGTCTTCAGCGTCTTTTTCATCGTACAGCTGTCGCTTGATTATCTCCGAGGGCAGAGCCCGGAACACACGGCGTTCGTCTCTATCAGTGCGTTCGTCGTTGCTGGACTGCTCGTTGCCAGCCGGATCTCGACGCTTTCGTTCACGGCGACCGACTTCTCCTTGCTTCAGCCTGCGCTGTTGGTGATCGTGGCTCTCGGTCTCGCTGTGATGGCCGCGATCGCACGGGGATTCGACGCGAAGGGAATCGATCGACGGCTGTATCCGATCGTGATTCTCGGCGGAGTCGTTCTTACGGTAGGGACTGTCGCGCTCGTGTTCCCCGACCTGTATTCGTACATGGTGTCACAGTCGCTACGTTTCATCGGACTGTCGACGACCGCCGCTCAGCGCACCGTCACCGAGGCCCAGCCACTCAGCATGGATTCGAACGCACGCAACTACTGGGCCAGCATCATGAACGCCGCTTATGGACTCGCGTTCTATCTCGCTATCGTCGGGGTGTTCGTCGCACTCGTTCGGATCGTAACCGACGACGACACCCATCCCGAAAAGCTGCTGTTGATCGTCTGGGGGGTGTTCATGACGCTGGCGGTGTTCACACAGGTCCGATTCAACTACTACTTCGTGCTGCCAGTCGCCGTTTTCACGGGATATCTCGTCGGTACCATCGCCCGGTTTCTCGGTCTCGATGCTGTCTCGACGGTCAGCGACATCGAGATTCATCAACTGTTGACCGTTCTTACCATCGTCTTCCTTATTACCAGCCCATTTATCGCTGTTGGAAACTCAAACGCGCCCGGACAGGCCAGTTCACAGGGGATCGGCGTTTCGACGATCCAAGCGGGTCAGAACAACGCTCCCGATGGGATCGCCTGGCAGTCAAGCCTCTCGTGGCTGTCGAACGACACACCAGAGGAGGGACGCTACGGAAACCCCAACGGCACAGCGATGGAGTATTACGGAACGTACGATCAGACAGACAACTACCAGTATCCGAACGGAGCGTACGGCGTCATGGCGTGGTGGGACTACGGTCACTGGATCACGGCACGGGGCGAGCGTATTCCGAATGCGAACCCGTTCCAACAGGGCGCAAAGACCGCTGCCAACTTCCTGCTGGCCACTAACGAGAGCAACGCGACCGACCTCATTGACGGTGCGGAGTCGACGCGATACGTGATGGTTGATTGGCAAATAGTGAGTGTACGCTCGAAATACGCTGCACCGACGCAGTTCGAGACGAATCACAGCATCACAGCGAACGATCTTGCAGTTCCGCTGTACCAAGAGAACTCACAGACAGGAATGTACCGAGCGATCACTAGGATCCCGACCCAGCGCCACTTCGAGAGCCTGCGCACGCGGATGTACCTGTTCAACGGCAGTGCGGTCGAACCGAAACCGGTCGTGTTCGATTGGGACGAGCAGCCAGTACAAACTGAAAGTGGACCCGTGACGATCCGTACGCTGCCATCGGATGGTTCGAATCCGTTCAAGCAGTTCGACAACATGAGCGCTGCTCGAGAGTACGTCGAGCAGGATAACTCATCTCGACTCGGGGGGATGAATACACCGTCGGAGCCGATTCCGGCGTTGAAACATTACCGGATGGTCCATGTGAGCACAGAGACTGGTCCCCAGTCCGTCAACGGTCAGCCGTGGGTGAAGACGTTCGAGCGCGTTCCGGGGGCAACCGTAAACGGGACCGGACCGGCGAACACAACCGTGACGGCCAACGTCACGATGCGAATGTCAAGTACAGGTGAGACGTTCACCTACGAACAGCACGCTGAAACCAACGAGCAAGGACAGTTCACGATGACGCTTCCGTATTCGACGACGGGCTACGAAAAGTGGGGCCCCGAGTCGGGTCACACGAACGTGAGCGTCCGAGCGACTGGTCCGTACACGTTCAGCACGAACGCGACGAACGAGAGCACCACGGCCAACGTGACCGAAGCCCAAGTCATCAAAAACGATTCAGATCCAGTTACGGTGACGATAGAAGGGGGAAACCAGTCCACAAACGAAACAGCCAACACGAGCCAAGCAGTTGATAGTACCGAGATGCGCACTGTAGACGACGTTGGAGCTACTGGAGCGAAATCAAACACACAACGCAAAACCGAACACGAACCAAAAGCGAAGGTGGCCTAA
- a CDS encoding ribonuclease H-like domain-containing protein, with the protein MRIENSFIPVSGVGETTERKLWQQGITHWEEFERDAVGETTGERIESFIETARARLDANDAHFFDDAFPSKHQWRLYENFRNKACFFDIETTGLNHSTDEVTTVSVHRDDTTRTFVNDTDPVVGEPLAPEKIRATIGDAPLLVTFNGKRFDVPFLETALDIDINVPHIDLMYPCRQLDLTGGLKRIEKTVGIDRDRPDITGRDAVRLWREYERGDTDALTTLVSYNRDDTVNLRRLMDHVAETLHDDVFASVCQY; encoded by the coding sequence GTGCGCATCGAGAACAGTTTCATTCCGGTGAGTGGGGTGGGAGAGACGACGGAGCGAAAGCTCTGGCAGCAGGGTATCACTCACTGGGAGGAGTTCGAACGTGACGCGGTGGGTGAGACGACGGGCGAGCGGATCGAGTCGTTCATCGAGACGGCCAGAGCGCGACTCGACGCGAACGATGCCCACTTTTTCGACGACGCGTTTCCGAGCAAACACCAGTGGCGGCTGTACGAGAACTTCCGGAACAAAGCCTGCTTTTTCGACATTGAGACCACGGGGTTGAACCACTCGACCGACGAGGTGACGACCGTCAGCGTCCATCGGGACGACACAACCCGAACGTTTGTCAACGACACCGATCCTGTCGTCGGTGAACCGCTCGCGCCCGAGAAGATCCGCGCGACGATCGGGGACGCACCACTGCTCGTGACGTTCAACGGCAAACGCTTCGACGTTCCCTTCCTCGAAACGGCGCTCGATATCGATATCAACGTACCCCACATCGATCTCATGTATCCCTGTAGACAGCTCGATCTCACCGGCGGCTTGAAACGGATCGAGAAGACGGTCGGCATCGATCGAGACCGGCCAGACATCACGGGCCGTGATGCCGTCCGTCTGTGGCGGGAGTACGAACGCGGTGACACCGATGCACTGACGACGCTGGTCTCGTACAACCGCGACGATACGGTGAATCTGCGGCGATTGATGGACCACGTCGCGGAAACGCTGCACGACGACGTGTTTGCGTCGGTCTGTCAGTACTGA
- a CDS encoding dodecin has protein sequence MVYKKITLIGTSEDGFDSATANAIDRAEQTLDNVLWVEVEDLGVEIATADTREYQAEVEVAFELAD, from the coding sequence ATGGTGTACAAAAAAATCACCCTCATTGGGACCAGTGAGGACGGATTCGATTCGGCGACGGCGAACGCTATCGATCGAGCGGAGCAGACGCTCGACAATGTGCTCTGGGTCGAAGTCGAAGATCTGGGCGTCGAGATTGCAACCGCGGACACCCGCGAGTACCAAGCCGAGGTCGAAGTGGCGTTCGAATTAGCGGACTAA
- the cutA gene encoding divalent-cation tolerance protein CutA: MPTAFITCPRSDADELATGLLEDRLAACVNVVDCRSVYRWEGETVADEEAILLAKTTDERYDDLVTAVQAEHPHDVPCIERFEETPIDSFRAWRDRNVGE, translated from the coding sequence ATGCCGACTGCGTTCATCACGTGTCCGCGATCGGACGCTGACGAACTCGCCACGGGACTGCTTGAAGATCGGCTCGCCGCCTGTGTCAACGTCGTCGACTGTCGATCCGTCTATCGGTGGGAAGGTGAGACCGTTGCAGACGAGGAAGCGATCCTCCTCGCAAAAACGACCGACGAGCGGTACGACGATCTCGTGACGGCAGTGCAAGCCGAGCACCCCCACGACGTTCCGTGTATCGAGCGCTTCGAGGAAACGCCGATCGACTCCTTCCGTGCGTGGCGCGATCGAAACGTCGGAGAGTAG
- a CDS encoding OB-fold domain-containing protein, protein MSERNALTATRYADGTISYPGHPVGPNGSEPVDTIDLSEHTATVVTWTTSTATPPGVREPNHLAIVEFDIDGQSVRAIGQLTDDDVEINDTVRPVYTEQLREPGVGIREPESQEWDGYRFEPVE, encoded by the coding sequence ATGAGCGAACGAAACGCACTAACGGCAACCCGATATGCGGACGGCACTATCAGCTATCCCGGCCATCCGGTCGGCCCGAATGGGAGCGAACCAGTCGACACCATCGATCTGAGCGAACACACGGCGACGGTGGTGACGTGGACGACCAGCACTGCAACGCCGCCCGGAGTGCGCGAACCGAACCATCTGGCGATCGTCGAGTTCGACATCGACGGGCAGTCGGTTCGCGCGATCGGCCAGCTCACGGACGATGACGTGGAGATCAACGACACCGTTCGACCTGTGTACACAGAACAACTCCGCGAACCCGGTGTGGGTATCCGTGAACCCGAGAGCCAAGAATGGGATGGTTACCGGTTCGAGCCGGTGGAGTAA
- a CDS encoding glycosyltransferase family 2 protein, with translation MRISVVVCTHTEDRLPALRDAIESVLDQTYSDRELIVVSDGNPTVAQQVQAEFGDHPDVRVRLQATNRGLLATRNTGASLAQGDVVAFLDDDAVAHPEWLAELARAYRERDVNTDLDHEYPLAVGGKMTPEWIADKPSFLPAEFYWLIGVTHRGFADGPGEVRNTPGSNFSMRRAVFQELGGFDTEIGGRQGNKQLQGGETELCARLRNRYGVGVFYTPDARVAHKVFEYRTDMRWLVTRAFWQGYSKRGMAVLLSDTTATERNEVPQAIDKKPVTESNNLRQATGQKPVTAEESAFLGQLVRKFIPRRLFEMIRRPSIAGFAQLLMVFVLTAVVGVGYGYGVLAWRSPTSSLS, from the coding sequence ATGCGAATCTCGGTCGTCGTCTGTACCCACACTGAAGACCGATTGCCCGCCCTTCGGGATGCCATCGAGAGCGTGCTCGACCAAACGTATTCCGACCGCGAACTCATCGTCGTCAGCGACGGCAACCCGACGGTCGCTCAGCAGGTTCAAGCAGAGTTCGGCGATCATCCGGACGTGCGGGTTCGCCTCCAAGCAACCAATCGGGGGCTGCTTGCCACCCGAAACACCGGTGCATCGCTCGCGCAGGGAGACGTCGTAGCATTTCTCGACGACGACGCCGTCGCACACCCCGAGTGGCTCGCCGAACTCGCACGGGCGTATCGAGAACGGGACGTCAATACTGATCTCGACCACGAGTATCCACTCGCAGTCGGCGGAAAGATGACGCCGGAGTGGATTGCGGACAAGCCTTCGTTTCTCCCTGCCGAGTTTTACTGGCTGATCGGTGTCACTCATCGTGGCTTTGCCGACGGACCGGGCGAGGTCCGAAACACTCCCGGCTCTAACTTCTCGATGCGGCGGGCGGTGTTTCAGGAACTCGGTGGGTTCGATACGGAGATCGGCGGACGACAGGGGAACAAACAGCTCCAAGGTGGCGAGACGGAACTCTGTGCACGACTCCGAAACCGGTACGGCGTCGGTGTGTTCTACACCCCCGACGCGCGGGTCGCCCACAAAGTGTTTGAATACCGAACTGATATGCGGTGGCTCGTAACCCGTGCGTTCTGGCAAGGCTACTCGAAACGCGGGATGGCGGTGTTGCTTTCCGACACGACGGCGACAGAGAGAAACGAAGTTCCTCAAGCAATCGACAAGAAGCCGGTGACAGAGTCGAATAATCTTCGACAAGCAACCGGACAGAAGCCGGTGACAGCCGAAGAGTCTGCGTTTTTGGGTCAATTGGTCCGGAAATTCATCCCACGACGACTTTTCGAGATGATTCGACGGCCCTCGATCGCCGGGTTCGCACAGTTACTCATGGTGTTCGTCCTCACCGCCGTGGTCGGCGTCGGATACGGTTACGGCGTGTTGGCGTGGCGCTCTCCGACTTCGTCGCTCTCGTGA
- a CDS encoding HesB/IscA family protein: protein MSSTVKSDTPITVTETAAEEAIDLLEGEDMDITEAGLRLFVQQGGCAGLSYGMRFDLQPEADDTVYEHHGLRVFVDPASMEYIEGSVLDFEGGLQGAGFHVENPNVVSECGCGESFRT, encoded by the coding sequence ATGAGTTCTACGGTCAAGTCGGACACGCCGATCACTGTAACAGAGACGGCTGCGGAGGAGGCAATCGATCTGTTAGAGGGCGAGGATATGGATATCACGGAGGCGGGTCTCCGGCTGTTCGTTCAGCAAGGGGGATGTGCCGGTCTTTCGTACGGGATGCGGTTCGATCTCCAGCCAGAGGCCGACGACACGGTGTATGAACACCACGGTCTACGCGTGTTCGTCGATCCAGCTAGCATGGAGTACATCGAGGGAAGCGTACTAGATTTCGAAGGAGGACTGCAGGGGGCCGGATTCCACGTCGAGAATCCGAACGTGGTGAGTGAGTGTGGCTGTGGTGAATCGTTCCGGACGTGA
- a CDS encoding TrmB family transcriptional regulator, which translates to MTARDVFDRLELTDYERDALIDLFDLGRTTAPNLAEATGIPKARIYDVLGSLADDGYVEVIPGRPKEYIAKPPDAVLDRATENERQSFERFKQEVERNREAFLTEFQPRYEHATEGDRPAEELFRVVDVGEPSESGTRRIYHTATESVRVLSKAFEYLDRIEPAFADAVERGLDVRILLLSPNRLAPPARDQQADTVAHITDTYPSVGIRYSDRPLPWRGTIADPSMEYDSGTAILLVQEDEVPNHMRQAAITENGSFVAGVGRYFDLVWTHESDEVGERHANTP; encoded by the coding sequence ATGACTGCCAGAGACGTGTTCGATCGGCTCGAACTGACTGATTACGAACGGGATGCGCTGATCGATCTGTTCGATCTCGGCCGCACGACGGCTCCGAACCTCGCTGAGGCGACCGGGATTCCGAAGGCACGCATCTACGACGTACTGGGTTCACTCGCCGATGACGGATACGTAGAGGTGATTCCAGGTCGACCGAAGGAGTACATCGCAAAACCGCCCGACGCAGTGCTCGATCGAGCCACAGAGAACGAACGACAGTCGTTCGAACGATTCAAACAGGAGGTCGAACGGAATCGAGAGGCGTTTCTCACGGAGTTCCAGCCGCGCTATGAACACGCGACAGAAGGCGACCGACCGGCCGAAGAGCTGTTTCGGGTCGTTGATGTGGGAGAACCGAGCGAGTCCGGGACGCGGCGAATCTACCACACCGCGACCGAGAGCGTCCGTGTGTTGAGCAAAGCCTTCGAATATCTCGACCGCATCGAGCCGGCGTTCGCCGATGCGGTCGAACGGGGGCTTGACGTACGGATCCTGCTGTTGTCACCGAACCGACTCGCACCACCGGCGCGAGACCAGCAAGCGGACACCGTCGCTCACATCACCGACACGTATCCGAGCGTCGGAATTCGGTACAGCGATCGCCCGCTGCCGTGGCGTGGAACGATCGCGGATCCGAGCATGGAATATGACAGCGGGACCGCAATCTTGCTCGTTCAAGAAGACGAAGTGCCAAACCACATGCGACAAGCCGCGATCACCGAAAACGGCTCGTTCGTCGCTGGCGTGGGCCGGTACTTCGATTTAGTGTGGACTCACGAGAGCGACGAAGTCGGAGAGCGCCACGCCAACACGCCGTAA
- a CDS encoding HEWD family protein: protein MVTINPPRERTCERCGRTDVWQPERNNWVVDGDVGDPYCLHDWDITGSYNPIEK, encoded by the coding sequence ATGGTTACGATCAACCCGCCGCGTGAACGGACGTGTGAACGCTGTGGCCGCACGGACGTGTGGCAGCCAGAACGTAACAACTGGGTCGTCGACGGCGATGTCGGCGATCCGTACTGCCTCCACGATTGGGATATCACTGGCAGCTACAATCCGATCGAGAAGTAA
- a CDS encoding metal-dependent transcriptional regulator, which produces MLSDVMEDYLKTIYVLHQETGTQVATSAIADRMNVTSPTVTSMIDKLEERGLVEREKYKGVELTPEGETVAIEVLRHHRLIEAYLASELDYDWTDVHEEADRLEHYISERFEKRIAELLGDPRVDPHGDPIPTADLSPPQEESGQRLIDCDVGEHVVIKRVRHRTDEELRYLSEAGVTPGTEVEIIEIAPFGMITVDGEHGRQSLPDEIAQLIRVTPVAELVQ; this is translated from the coding sequence ATGCTCAGTGACGTGATGGAGGACTATCTGAAAACCATCTACGTGCTCCACCAGGAGACTGGCACACAGGTTGCCACGTCCGCTATCGCCGATCGGATGAACGTCACGTCACCAACCGTTACGAGCATGATCGACAAGCTCGAAGAGCGCGGGCTGGTCGAACGGGAGAAGTACAAGGGCGTCGAGCTCACCCCAGAGGGGGAGACGGTTGCGATCGAGGTCCTCAGACACCACCGGCTCATCGAGGCGTATCTCGCAAGCGAACTCGATTACGACTGGACGGACGTTCACGAGGAGGCCGACCGCCTCGAGCATTACATCAGCGAACGTTTCGAGAAGCGTATCGCCGAGTTGCTTGGGGATCCGCGCGTGGATCCACACGGCGATCCGATTCCGACGGCAGATCTCTCTCCGCCACAGGAGGAATCGGGCCAGCGGCTTATCGACTGTGACGTGGGCGAGCACGTCGTCATCAAACGGGTCCGCCACCGTACCGACGAGGAACTCCGGTATCTCTCCGAGGCTGGCGTCACTCCGGGCACCGAAGTCGAGATCATCGAAATCGCCCCTTTCGGGATGATAACGGTCGATGGCGAGCACGGACGCCAGAGCCTTCCTGATGAGATCGCGCAGCTGATCCGCGTTACGCCGGTCGCTGAACTCGTACAATAA